In Sphaerodactylus townsendi isolate TG3544 linkage group LG13, MPM_Stown_v2.3, whole genome shotgun sequence, one DNA window encodes the following:
- the EIF4ENIF1 gene encoding eukaryotic translation initiation factor 4E transporter isoform X2, translating into MDKRGALTEAVNGDTLLDINRTGAMKFPHRYTKEELLDIKERPYSKQRPSCLSEKYDSDGVWDPEKWHASLYPNSGRTSPVEGLKKDSDADRTSLIRRIVDPRERVKEDDLDVVLSPQRRSFGGGCHVTAAVGSRRAGSPLEKENDCVRVIGGRRIGSGRIISARNFDKDHRGSEKDSRDARDRDRDRDYKEKRFRREFGDNKRVFGERRRNDSYTEEEPEWFSAGPTSQSETIELTGFDDKILEEEHKGRKRARRRTTSLKEECNGGVAEEEETQGVLGQEMTTDQEVPREVVLPEPAPGEFDFNEFFNLDKSVPGLASMIEDVLGEGSVSASRFSRWFSNPSRSGSLSSSLRSTPHEELERLAGLEQGILSPGQNSGNYFAPIPLEDHSENKVDILEMLQKAKVDLKPLLSSLSANKEKLRESTHSGVVLSVEEVEAGLKGLKVGQEGKTAAPLMAEHVDEALNMTDSQQLKKDGDMSAFNKLVSTMKASGTLPSQPKVNQTLESHLITPPEMPGQPATKNILQEILGPPAGRPTSTNVLSGLMSGLEPVTLLGQRAPSPPISQMFSTRAASADYLRHPIPTPIGFGPGSQQLLGDPFQGMRKSMSPAAAQMNQLELQQAALEGHSLSHDLAMQMSNFYQPGFGKLQMDKNRDGFRNRQQRMTKSPAPLGHRGNTSPPAHAASITSMLSPSFTPTSVIRKMYESKDKSKDEPSPSKLKSSEKDDGPRANEEILLPPRSVDHVDQENAPSIGTKLVSLQRSACTTPLSQTNRCTKEQDYRPKSTGRKTPTIASPVPGAPFLRPVQQVPLVPHVPMVRPAHQLPPALVQRMLAQGVHPQHLPPLLQAGVIPPGVDLTHLQGVSAPILSQACYPLPTAGHPLLNPRSGTPLQLAVMQQQLQRSGSSAQGSAIGVQTTPPNMPSRTGLSHMHSQLDHRANQRSGSPVGLAKWFGSDVLQQPLPSMPSKVISVDELEYRQ; encoded by the exons ATGGATAAGCGAGGTGCCTTGACAGAAGCTGTGAATGGAGATACTTTGCTTGATATTAACCGAACTGGTGCAATGAAATTTCCTCATCGGTACACAAAA GAAGAACTGTTGGACATTAAAGAGCGTCCCTATTCTAAACAAAGGCCATCGTGTCTTTCTGAAAAATATGACAG TGATGGTGTTTGGGACCCTGAAAAATGGCATGCATCACTGTATCCAAATTCTGGAAGAACTTCACCAGTGGAAGGGCTTAAAAAGGATTCTGATGCAGATCGGACTTCCCTTATCCGCAGGATAGTAG ATCCAAGGGAGCGCGTAAAAGAAGATGACTTGGATGTGGTGCTAAGTCCACAGAGGCGAAGTTTTGGAGGAGGCTGCCACGTCACTGCTGCTGTAGGCTCCCGCCGGGCAGGCAGCCCACTGGAAAAGGAGAATGACTGTGTTCGTGTTATAGGTGGCCGCAGGATTGGCAGCGGGAGAATAATTTCTGCCCGGAACTTTGATAAAGACCACCGAGGCAGCGAGAAGGACTCAAGAGACGCAAGAGACAGAGACCGTGATAGGGATTACAAAGAGAAGCGTTTCAGG CGAGAATTTGGAGACAACAAGCGTGTCTTTGGGGAGCGTCGAAGGAACGACTCCTATACGGAAGAGGAACCGGAATGGTTCTCTGCTGGTCCCACAAGTCAGTCAGAAACCATTGAGCTAACTGGCTTTGATGATAAAATTCTAGAGGAAGAACACAAAGGAAGAAAGCGAGCGAGGCGACGCACAACTTCTCTGAAGGAAG AATGCAACGGTGGAGtagcagaagaggaggaaacgCAGGGTGTTCTGGGCCAGGAGATGACAACAGATCAAGAAGTCCCAAGAGAAGTGGTATTGCCAGAACCAGCTCCAGGAGAGTTTGATTTCAATGAGTTCTTCAACCTGGATAAGAGTGTTCCTGGCTTGGCTTCG ATGATTGAAGATGTGTTGGGGGAAGGCTCAGTCTCAGCCAGTAGGTTCAGTCGCTGGTTTTCCAACCCTAGTCGCTCTGGGAGTCTTTCAAGTAGCCTTAGATCTACACCTCATGAAGAGCTGGAAAGATTGGCAG GTCTAGAACAAGGCATTCTATCCCCTGGTCAGAACTCTGGAAACTACTTTGCTCCCATTCCTTTGGAAGACCATTCAGAAAACAAGGTGGACATCTTAGAAATGCTACAGAAAGCCAAAGTGGACTTAAAACCCCTCCTCTCAAGTCTCTCAGCCAACAAGGAGAAGCTTAGAGAGAGCA CACATTCAGGAGTTGTACTTTCAGTAGAAGAAGTGGAAGCTGGGCTGAAAGGCCTGAAAGTGGGTCAGGAGGGGAAAACTGCTGCCCCTTTAATGGCAGAGCATGTGGACGAGGCACTAAACATGACAGACTCCCAGCAGCTTAAAAAGGATGGTGATATGTCTGCCTTCAACAAGTTAGTCAGTACTATGAAGGCAAGTGGAACGCTCCCTTCACAACCTAAAGTGAAT CAAACCCTAGAAAGCCACTTGATAACTCCTCCTGAGATGCCAGGGCAGCCAGccacaaaaaatattttacag gAGATCCTTGGGCCACCTGCTGGCAGACCTACTTCCACCAATGTCCTCAGTGGCTTGATGAGTGGTTTGGAACCTGTAACACTCCTTGGCCAAAGAGCACCATCTCCTCCAATTTCACAGATGTTTTCTACCCGAGCTGCATCTGCTGACTATTTGAGACATCCAATTCCTACCCCAATAG GCTTTGGACCAGGTTCTCAGCAGTTGCTTGGTGATCCATTTCAGGGGATGAGGAAATCAATGAGCCCAGCTGCTGCACAG ATGAATCAACTTGAGTTACAGCAAGCTGCATTAGAAGGACACTCTCTATCACATGACTTAGCCATGCAAATGTCAAACTTCTACCAGCCAGGCTTTGGTAAACTCCAAATGGACAAAAACAGAGATGGCTTCAGGAACAG GCAGCAACGGATGACTAAATCTCCTGCTCCTCTTGGCCACAGAGGGAATACATCTCCTCCAGCGCATGCTGCTTCCATCACCAGCATG CTGTCTCCTTCCTTTACTCCTACCTCAGTAATACGCAAGATGTACGAAAGCAAAGACAAAAGCAAGGATGAACCTAGTCCTTCAAAACTGAAATCCAGTGAGAAAGATGATGGGCCAAGGGCGAATGAAG AGATCCTACTGCCACCTAGGTCTGTAGACCACGTCGATCAAGAGAATGCTCCTTCCATTGGTACCAAGCTAGTGTCATTACAGCGCTCAGCATGTACAACACCACTTTCTCAGACAAATCGTTGCACCAAAGAACAAGACTACAGGCCGAAGTCTACTGGAAGAAAGACTCCTACCATCGCTTCTCCAGTGCCTGGAGCACCTTTTCTCCGTCCTGTCCAACAGGTTCCCCTGGTTCCTCATGTACCAATGGTACGCCCTGCTCATCAACTGCCCCCAGCATTAGTCCAGAGGATGCTGGCACAAGGTGTTCATCCACAGCATCTTCCGCCTCTTCTGCAAGCAG gggtgATCCCTCCTGGAGTAGACTTGACTCACTTACAAGGAGTATCAGCTCCCATCCTTAGTCAAGCTTGCTACCCACTGCCGACAGCTGGCCACCCTCTTTTGAACCCACGCTCTGGAACACCTCTGCAGCTGGCAGTGAtgcagcagcagctacagagatcag
- the EIF4ENIF1 gene encoding eukaryotic translation initiation factor 4E transporter isoform X1 codes for MDKRGALTEAVNGDTLLDINRTGAMKFPHRYTKEELLDIKERPYSKQRPSCLSEKYDSDGVWDPEKWHASLYPNSGRTSPVEGLKKDSDADRTSLIRRIVDPRERVKEDDLDVVLSPQRRSFGGGCHVTAAVGSRRAGSPLEKENDCVRVIGGRRIGSGRIISARNFDKDHRGSEKDSRDARDRDRDRDYKEKRFRREFGDNKRVFGERRRNDSYTEEEPEWFSAGPTSQSETIELTGFDDKILEEEHKGRKRARRRTTSLKEAIECNGGVAEEEETQGVLGQEMTTDQEVPREVVLPEPAPGEFDFNEFFNLDKSVPGLASMIEDVLGEGSVSASRFSRWFSNPSRSGSLSSSLRSTPHEELERLAGLEQGILSPGQNSGNYFAPIPLEDHSENKVDILEMLQKAKVDLKPLLSSLSANKEKLRESTHSGVVLSVEEVEAGLKGLKVGQEGKTAAPLMAEHVDEALNMTDSQQLKKDGDMSAFNKLVSTMKASGTLPSQPKVNQTLESHLITPPEMPGQPATKNILQEILGPPAGRPTSTNVLSGLMSGLEPVTLLGQRAPSPPISQMFSTRAASADYLRHPIPTPIGFGPGSQQLLGDPFQGMRKSMSPAAAQMNQLELQQAALEGHSLSHDLAMQMSNFYQPGFGKLQMDKNRDGFRNRQQRMTKSPAPLGHRGNTSPPAHAASITSMLSPSFTPTSVIRKMYESKDKSKDEPSPSKLKSSEKDDGPRANEEILLPPRSVDHVDQENAPSIGTKLVSLQRSACTTPLSQTNRCTKEQDYRPKSTGRKTPTIASPVPGAPFLRPVQQVPLVPHVPMVRPAHQLPPALVQRMLAQGVHPQHLPPLLQAGVIPPGVDLTHLQGVSAPILSQACYPLPTAGHPLLNPRSGTPLQLAVMQQQLQRSGSSAQGSAIGVQTTPPNMPSRTGLSHMHSQLDHRANQRSGSPVGLAKWFGSDVLQQPLPSMPSKVISVDELEYRQ; via the exons ATGGATAAGCGAGGTGCCTTGACAGAAGCTGTGAATGGAGATACTTTGCTTGATATTAACCGAACTGGTGCAATGAAATTTCCTCATCGGTACACAAAA GAAGAACTGTTGGACATTAAAGAGCGTCCCTATTCTAAACAAAGGCCATCGTGTCTTTCTGAAAAATATGACAG TGATGGTGTTTGGGACCCTGAAAAATGGCATGCATCACTGTATCCAAATTCTGGAAGAACTTCACCAGTGGAAGGGCTTAAAAAGGATTCTGATGCAGATCGGACTTCCCTTATCCGCAGGATAGTAG ATCCAAGGGAGCGCGTAAAAGAAGATGACTTGGATGTGGTGCTAAGTCCACAGAGGCGAAGTTTTGGAGGAGGCTGCCACGTCACTGCTGCTGTAGGCTCCCGCCGGGCAGGCAGCCCACTGGAAAAGGAGAATGACTGTGTTCGTGTTATAGGTGGCCGCAGGATTGGCAGCGGGAGAATAATTTCTGCCCGGAACTTTGATAAAGACCACCGAGGCAGCGAGAAGGACTCAAGAGACGCAAGAGACAGAGACCGTGATAGGGATTACAAAGAGAAGCGTTTCAGG CGAGAATTTGGAGACAACAAGCGTGTCTTTGGGGAGCGTCGAAGGAACGACTCCTATACGGAAGAGGAACCGGAATGGTTCTCTGCTGGTCCCACAAGTCAGTCAGAAACCATTGAGCTAACTGGCTTTGATGATAAAATTCTAGAGGAAGAACACAAAGGAAGAAAGCGAGCGAGGCGACGCACAACTTCTCTGAAGGAAG cAATAGAATGCAACGGTGGAGtagcagaagaggaggaaacgCAGGGTGTTCTGGGCCAGGAGATGACAACAGATCAAGAAGTCCCAAGAGAAGTGGTATTGCCAGAACCAGCTCCAGGAGAGTTTGATTTCAATGAGTTCTTCAACCTGGATAAGAGTGTTCCTGGCTTGGCTTCG ATGATTGAAGATGTGTTGGGGGAAGGCTCAGTCTCAGCCAGTAGGTTCAGTCGCTGGTTTTCCAACCCTAGTCGCTCTGGGAGTCTTTCAAGTAGCCTTAGATCTACACCTCATGAAGAGCTGGAAAGATTGGCAG GTCTAGAACAAGGCATTCTATCCCCTGGTCAGAACTCTGGAAACTACTTTGCTCCCATTCCTTTGGAAGACCATTCAGAAAACAAGGTGGACATCTTAGAAATGCTACAGAAAGCCAAAGTGGACTTAAAACCCCTCCTCTCAAGTCTCTCAGCCAACAAGGAGAAGCTTAGAGAGAGCA CACATTCAGGAGTTGTACTTTCAGTAGAAGAAGTGGAAGCTGGGCTGAAAGGCCTGAAAGTGGGTCAGGAGGGGAAAACTGCTGCCCCTTTAATGGCAGAGCATGTGGACGAGGCACTAAACATGACAGACTCCCAGCAGCTTAAAAAGGATGGTGATATGTCTGCCTTCAACAAGTTAGTCAGTACTATGAAGGCAAGTGGAACGCTCCCTTCACAACCTAAAGTGAAT CAAACCCTAGAAAGCCACTTGATAACTCCTCCTGAGATGCCAGGGCAGCCAGccacaaaaaatattttacag gAGATCCTTGGGCCACCTGCTGGCAGACCTACTTCCACCAATGTCCTCAGTGGCTTGATGAGTGGTTTGGAACCTGTAACACTCCTTGGCCAAAGAGCACCATCTCCTCCAATTTCACAGATGTTTTCTACCCGAGCTGCATCTGCTGACTATTTGAGACATCCAATTCCTACCCCAATAG GCTTTGGACCAGGTTCTCAGCAGTTGCTTGGTGATCCATTTCAGGGGATGAGGAAATCAATGAGCCCAGCTGCTGCACAG ATGAATCAACTTGAGTTACAGCAAGCTGCATTAGAAGGACACTCTCTATCACATGACTTAGCCATGCAAATGTCAAACTTCTACCAGCCAGGCTTTGGTAAACTCCAAATGGACAAAAACAGAGATGGCTTCAGGAACAG GCAGCAACGGATGACTAAATCTCCTGCTCCTCTTGGCCACAGAGGGAATACATCTCCTCCAGCGCATGCTGCTTCCATCACCAGCATG CTGTCTCCTTCCTTTACTCCTACCTCAGTAATACGCAAGATGTACGAAAGCAAAGACAAAAGCAAGGATGAACCTAGTCCTTCAAAACTGAAATCCAGTGAGAAAGATGATGGGCCAAGGGCGAATGAAG AGATCCTACTGCCACCTAGGTCTGTAGACCACGTCGATCAAGAGAATGCTCCTTCCATTGGTACCAAGCTAGTGTCATTACAGCGCTCAGCATGTACAACACCACTTTCTCAGACAAATCGTTGCACCAAAGAACAAGACTACAGGCCGAAGTCTACTGGAAGAAAGACTCCTACCATCGCTTCTCCAGTGCCTGGAGCACCTTTTCTCCGTCCTGTCCAACAGGTTCCCCTGGTTCCTCATGTACCAATGGTACGCCCTGCTCATCAACTGCCCCCAGCATTAGTCCAGAGGATGCTGGCACAAGGTGTTCATCCACAGCATCTTCCGCCTCTTCTGCAAGCAG gggtgATCCCTCCTGGAGTAGACTTGACTCACTTACAAGGAGTATCAGCTCCCATCCTTAGTCAAGCTTGCTACCCACTGCCGACAGCTGGCCACCCTCTTTTGAACCCACGCTCTGGAACACCTCTGCAGCTGGCAGTGAtgcagcagcagctacagagatcag